One genomic region from Ptychodera flava strain L36383 chromosome 5, AS_Pfla_20210202, whole genome shotgun sequence encodes:
- the LOC139133247 gene encoding very low-density lipoprotein receptor-like isoform X2: MSRICLVPCLLIAAVCVTFPQMADAACNSVTQYQCDSGRCIPLYWRCDTILNCDDGDDEQGCDTATCLSPYFPYRCPSGKCIAESWVCDLYFRIDCPDGADQKNCANIDCTEPYVWQCADTVCIMKDKKCNGNVDCPDESDEAGCDTPNCAEDEFTCNSGACIASDKVCDQVADCPGKQQEDEENCSGPRTCDEFSFRCNNGVCILRNLQCDTVEHCKDGEDEECGSYCHQCDGWYDTDHQCHPDSYTYPIESACDKGKICSSTLKKNAQGELRYNVGCKGKSYCNNLQSENPAACSSDPSSIGADEKCTFCCEANLCNRYDSLPSPPTEVTTTAG; the protein is encoded by the exons ATGAGCCGGATTTGTTTGGTTCCGTGTCTCCTGATCGCTGCCGTTTGCGTAACTTTTCCCCAAATGGCTGATGCGG cGTGCAATTCTGTAACGCAGTACCAATGTGACAGTGGCCGCTGTATACCGCTCTATTGGCGCTGCGACACGATACTCAACTGTGATGATGGTGACGATGAACAAGGGTGTG ATACTGCTACTTGTTTATCACCTTACTTTCCCTACCGATGTCCCAGTGGCAAGTGTATTGCAGAAAGTTGGGTCTGCGATCTCTATTTTCGAATAGATTGCCCGGATGGAGCGGATCAGAAGAATTGTGCCAACA TTGATTGCACGGAACCTTATGTCTGGCAGTGTGCAGATACTGTTTGCATCATGAAGGACAAAAAATGCAACGGAAATGTCGACTGTCCCGACGAAAGTGACGAAGCAGGATGTG ATACACCGAACTGCGCAGAAGATGAATTTACTTGCAACTCTGGCGCATGTATAGCCTCGGACAAAGTGTGCGACCAGGTAGCGGACTGTCCTGGAAAACAGCAAGAAGACGAAGAAAACTGCAGTGGTCCAC GTACCTGTGATGAATTCTCCTTCCGATGTAATAACGGTGTTTGCATTCTGAGAAACCTGCAATGCGACACAGTGGAACATTGTAAAGACGGTGAAGATGAAGAATGCG GCTCTTACTGTCACCAATGCGATGGTTGGTACGACACGGACCACCAGTGTCATCCTGACAGTTACACATACCCAATAGAATCGGCGTGCGACAAAGGC AAAATATGTTCTTCAACTCTGAAGAAGAACGCACAGGGCGAGTTGCGGTACAATGTAGGCTGTAAGGGGAAAAGT TACTGCAACAATCTCCAGTCCGAAAACCCAGCAGCGTGTTCCAGCGATCCGAGCAGTATCGGTGCCGATGAAAAATGTACGTTCTGCTGCGAAGCAAATCTCTGCAATAGATACGACTCACTTCCCAGTCCTCCGACTGAGGTTACAACAACTGCAG GCTAA